Proteins co-encoded in one Megalops cyprinoides isolate fMegCyp1 chromosome 1, fMegCyp1.pri, whole genome shotgun sequence genomic window:
- the ndufaf5 gene encoding arginine-hydroxylase NDUFAF5, mitochondrial isoform X1 codes for MNNLISNRFQSGKCVCQRLFGTLTVRSPMSPQGTSVALHRDVVTDQTHFPMNSSIFLSLLNHFRLRRTNHQRHFSSRAGGAMNVFDRSMKRKQKKWAALLQDSDKYEYLKEEVGSRVADRVYDIARTFPLALDVGSGRSYIAEHMKEVVEKLFLTDISENSLKHRKETEIPTHCILADEEFLPFKENTFDLVVSSLSLHWINDLPGALRQIHQVLKPDGVFIGAMVGGETLYELRCSLQLAELEREGGFAPHVSPYTAVTDLGNLLGQAGFTMLTVDIDDIQVHYPGILDVMHDLQGMGESNCAWNRKSMLHRDTMLAAAAIYQEMYGNEDGSVPATFEILYMIGWKPHESQAKPARRGSANVSFGDLGRINKPSSADGTKEQ; via the exons ATGAATAACCTTATAAGTAACCGGTTTCAGAgtggtaaatgtgtgtgtcagaggctATTCGGTACACTCACAGTCCGGTCTCCTATGTCACCTCAAGGAACCTCGGTTGCCCTCCACAGGGATGTTGTAACAGACCAGACCCATTTTCCGATGAACAGTTCTATATTTTTGTCGTTACTGAACCATTTTCGTTTAAGAAGAACTAACCATCAGAGGCACTTCTCTAGCAGGGCTGGCGGTGCTATGAATGTTTTTGACAGGagcatgaaaagaaaacagaagaaatgggCGGCATTATTACAGGACAGCGATAAATACGAGTATCTAAAAGAGGAG GTTGGAAGCAGAGTTGCAGACAGGGTCTATGACATTGCTAG gacCTTTCCTTTGGCCTTAGACGTTGGCAGTGGAAGAAGTTACATTGCTGAGCACATGAAG GAGGTAGTTGAGAAGCTCTTCTTAACGGACATCTCGGAAAACTCGTTG AAACACCGGAAAGAGACTGAGATTCCCACTCACTGCATATTGGCAGATGAGGAGTTTCTTCCCTTCAAAGAGAATACCTTCGACCTGGTGGTCAGCAGCTTGAG CTTGCACTGGATTAATGATCTTCCCGGAGCTTTGCGGCAG ATCCACCAAGTCCTAAAGCCGGATGGCGTGTTCATTGGGGCCATGGTTGGTGGGGAGACGCTGTACGAGTTGCGCTGCTCCCTGCAGCTGGccgagctggagagggagggaggctttGCCCCCCATGTGTCTCCCTACACCGCTGTCACCGACCTGGGCAACCTGCTCGGCCAGGCGGGGTTCACCATGCTGACTGTG GATATAGATGACATCCAGGTACACTACCCAGGAATCCTTGATGTGATGCATGACTTACAAG GAATGGGTGAAAGCAACTGTGCTTGGAACAGGAAGTCCATGTTACATAGAGACACCATGCTAGCTGCTGCTGCCATCTATCAAG AAATGTATGGGAATGAAGACGGTTCTGTCCCCGCCACATTTGAAATCCTGTATATGATTGGATGGAAGCCTCATGAATCACAG GCGAAACCAGCAAGAAGAGGCTCAGCAAATGTCTCTTTCGGTGACCTCGGGAG
- the ndufaf5 gene encoding arginine-hydroxylase NDUFAF5, mitochondrial isoform X2 — MKEVVEKLFLTDISENSLKHRKETEIPTHCILADEEFLPFKENTFDLVVSSLSLHWINDLPGALRQIHQVLKPDGVFIGAMVGGETLYELRCSLQLAELEREGGFAPHVSPYTAVTDLGNLLGQAGFTMLTVDIDDIQVHYPGILDVMHDLQGMGESNCAWNRKSMLHRDTMLAAAAIYQEMYGNEDGSVPATFEILYMIGWKPHESQAKPARRGSANVSFGDLGRINKPSSADGTKEQ; from the exons ATGAAG GAGGTAGTTGAGAAGCTCTTCTTAACGGACATCTCGGAAAACTCGTTG AAACACCGGAAAGAGACTGAGATTCCCACTCACTGCATATTGGCAGATGAGGAGTTTCTTCCCTTCAAAGAGAATACCTTCGACCTGGTGGTCAGCAGCTTGAG CTTGCACTGGATTAATGATCTTCCCGGAGCTTTGCGGCAG ATCCACCAAGTCCTAAAGCCGGATGGCGTGTTCATTGGGGCCATGGTTGGTGGGGAGACGCTGTACGAGTTGCGCTGCTCCCTGCAGCTGGccgagctggagagggagggaggctttGCCCCCCATGTGTCTCCCTACACCGCTGTCACCGACCTGGGCAACCTGCTCGGCCAGGCGGGGTTCACCATGCTGACTGTG GATATAGATGACATCCAGGTACACTACCCAGGAATCCTTGATGTGATGCATGACTTACAAG GAATGGGTGAAAGCAACTGTGCTTGGAACAGGAAGTCCATGTTACATAGAGACACCATGCTAGCTGCTGCTGCCATCTATCAAG AAATGTATGGGAATGAAGACGGTTCTGTCCCCGCCACATTTGAAATCCTGTATATGATTGGATGGAAGCCTCATGAATCACAG GCGAAACCAGCAAGAAGAGGCTCAGCAAATGTCTCTTTCGGTGACCTCGGGAG
- the esf1 gene encoding ESF1 homolog: protein MADKNLTADERFLRVKKDPRFWEMPEKECKIKIDKRFQSMFHDKRFKLKYTVDKRGRPINHSSTEDLKRFYALSDSDEPDGHEDKDEGKKKKKKQKSKTKVDSEKGRCAEEATEGGEVVDLAVKTSDEAGRKQTVKSKDIQGKSRDHKEAVKFRGVKEEGEGEESDVESDDDLEADSSFDEDDDDDDNGSKEEGDEEEDEESDSEGESEEDSDSDSGPDLARGKGNIETSSDEEDDDVEELLRREEEEIEHDWGELWKDAPRNDTVTRRLAVCNIDWDRLKAKDLLALFNSFKPKGGVVFSVKKYPSEFGKERMQAEQTQGPLELVTLPEDPDKDTEEEKIYREKMREYQFKRMRYFYAVVECDSPDTASKIYDECDGFEYESSCSILDLRFIPDDVTFDEEPKDVATDVDLASYTPKYFTSTATATSKVELTWDETDHERVTTLSKKFKKDEILDMDFQAYLASSSEEEEEEEEEEKEAKSAGDTKSESEKKSKRNDAEQIAKYRELLRGIQDKDSKQQDKAMEMEITWVPGLKETTEQLVKKKLEGKDKLTPWEEFLEKKKQKKKQKKANAKQESDLSDDELPPDVDLNDPYFAEELEGTSLKKKTKLKKNKKLKEEERTPAEEEALEKQRAEMALLMDDEEDDKHKHFNYDKIVEHQNLSKKKRKKLQKKNELLEEDDFEVDVKDPRFQAMFTSHLYNLDPSDPGYRKTKATQSILEEKLRRREEQQQSREEAVKRKLQGLEQEADGSLPKAGSKKTMDPGLSMLIKSIKNKTEQFQARKKQKTK, encoded by the exons ATGGCTGACAAGAATCTTACTGCTGATGAGCGGTTCCTTCGGGTGAAGAAGGACCCTCGCTTCTGGGAGATGCCCGAGAAGGAATGTAAAATCAAGATTGACAAGAGATTCCAGTCCATGTTCCACGACAAGCGCTTCAAGCTGAAGTACACTGTGGACAAGCGAGGCCGACCCATCAACCACTCCTCCACTGAAGACCTTAAGCGCTTCTATGCCCTGTCAGATTCTGACGAGCCAGACGGTCATGAAGACAAGGAtgaggggaagaaaaagaaaaagaaacagaagtcAAAAACAaaggtggattctgaaaagggaCGGTGTGCTGAGGAAGCGACAGAGGGGGGAGAAGTGGTGGACTTGGCTGTGAAAACCTCAGATGAAGCAGGAAGGAAGCAGACTGTGAAATCCAAAGACATTCAAGGCAAATCCAGGGACCACAAGGAAGCTGTGAAATTTAGAGGAGTCAAAGAGGAAG GCGAGGGAGAGGAGTCTGATGTTGAGAGTGACGATGATTTGGAGGCGGACTCCTCatttgatgaagatgatgatgacgatgataaTGGCAGTAAGGAAGAGGgtgatgaggaagaggatgaggagagtGACTcggagggagagtcagaggaggacagtgacagtgacagtgggCCGGACCTGGCTAGGGGTAAGGGCAATATTGAAACCAGCTCTGATGAGGAGGACGACGATGTGGAGGAGCTGCTGAGGCGTGAAGAAGAGGAAATAGAACACGACTGGGGTGAGCTGTGGAAGGATGCCCCTCGAAATGACACA GTAACTCGGAGGCTTGCTGTGTGCAACATAGACTGGGACAGGCTGAAAGCCAAAGACTTGCTGGCTTTGTTCAACTCCTTCAAACCCAAGGGAGGGGTTGTGTTCTCTGTGAAG AAATACCCCTCTGAATTTGGAAAGGAGCGGATGCAGGCGGAGCAGACACAGGGACCATTGGAGCTGGTCACACTGCCAGAGGACCCTGACaaagacacagaggaggagaa GATTTATCGTGAGAAAATGAGGGAATACCAGTTCAAGCGCATGCGGTACTTCTACGCTGTGGTGGAGTGCGACTCCCCTGACACGGCCAGCAAGATCTACGATGAATGCGATGGGTTTGAGTATGAGAGCAGCTGCTCCATTCTGGATCTCAG GTTTATTCCGGATGACGTAACATTTGACGAGGAGCCAAAAGATGTTGCTACAGATGTGGACTTGGCCTCCTACACCCCCAAGTACTTCACCTCAACAGCGACGGCAACTTCAAAA GTGGAGCTGACCTGGGATGAGACAGACCATGAGCGGGTCACTACACTCAGCAAGAAGTTCAAGAAGGATGAAATTCTGGACATGGACTTCCAGGCATACCTGGCCTCTTCcagtgaagaggaagaggaggaggaggaggaagagaaggaag CTAAAAGTGCAGGTGATACAAAGTCAGAATCAGAGAAGAAGTCTAAGAGGAATGATGCTGAGCAGATTGCTAAGTACAGGGAACTTTTGAGGGGCATTCAGGACAAGGACAGCAAACAGCAAGACAAAGCAATGGAGATGGAGATTACCTGGGTGCCAG GACTGAAAGAGACAACTGAACAGCTGGTGAAGAAGAAACTGGAAGGGAAGGACAAACTGACCCCATGGGAGGAGTTTCTGGAgaagaaaaagcagaagaagaaacagaaaaaagccaaCGCAAAGCAG GAGTCTGACCTCAGTGATGACGAACTGCCACCAGATGTAGACCTCAACGACCCCTACTTTGCTGAAGAACTGGAAG GAACATCTctgaagaaaaagacaaagttGAAGAAGAATAAGAAGTTGAAGGAAGAGGAAAGGACACCAGCGGAAGAAGAAGCTTTAGAGAAACAAAGG GCGGAGATGGCTCTGTTGATGGACGATGAAGAGGATGACAAGCACAAGCATTTCAACTACGACAAGATTGTAGAACATCAAAACCTTAgcaaaaagaagaggaagaagctgCAGAAGAAGAatgagctgctggaggaggatgACTTCGAG GTGGACGTGAAGGACCCCCGGTTCCAGGCCATGTTCACATCCCACCTGTATAACCTGGATCCCTCAGACCCAGGCTACAGGAAAACCAAAGCAACCCAGAGTATCCTGGAGGAGAAACTGCGGCGCcgggaggagcagcagcagagccggGAGGAGGCCGTCAAGAGGAAACTGCAGGGACTGGAGCAGGAAGCGGATGGCAGTTTGCCCAAGGCAGGGTCAAAGAAGACCATGGACCCTGGGCTGTCCATGCTCATCAAGTCCATCAAGAACAAAACGGAGCAGTTTCAGGccagaaagaaacaaaagacaaaatag